One window of the Triticum dicoccoides isolate Atlit2015 ecotype Zavitan chromosome 3B, WEW_v2.0, whole genome shotgun sequence genome contains the following:
- the LOC119276059 gene encoding ras-related protein RIC1, producing MNPEYDYLFKLLLIGDSGVGKSCLLLRFADDSYLESYISTIGVDFKIRTVEQDGKTIKLQIWDTAGQERFRTITSSYYRGAHGIIVVYDVTDQESFNNVKQWLNEIDRYASENVNKLLVGNKCDLAESRVVSYEAGKALADEIGIPFLETSAKDATNVEKAFMTMAAEIKNRMASQPAGNASKPATVQMRGQPVAQQNGCCSS from the exons ATGAATCCCGAATA TGACTACCTCTTCAAGCTGCTGCTCATTGGGGACTCGGGCGTGGGGAAGTCTTGCCTGCTGCTGAGGTTTGCG GATGATTCATATCTGGAGAGCTATATCAGTACTATTGGTGTTGACTTC AAAATCCGCACCGTTGAGCAAGATGGGAAGACGATAAAGCTGCAAATT TGGGATACTGCTGGACAAGAGCGATTTAGGACCATCACAAGCAGCTACTACCGCGGTGCCCATGGCATCATT GTTGTGTATGATGTGACTGACCAGGAGAGCTTCAACAACGTCAAACAGTGGCTTAATGAAATCGACAGGTACGCTAGTGAAAATGTGAACAAGCTTTTGGTGGGGAACAAGTGCGATCTAGCTGAGAGCAGAGTGGTTTCTTACGAGGCTGGCAAG GCCCTTGCCGATGAGATTGGAATACCATTCCTGGAAACCAGTGCCAAGGATGCAACAAATGTGGAAAAGGCATTTATGACCATGGCCGCAGAGATAAAGAACAG GATGGCAAGCCAGCCTGCTGGAAATGCCAGCAAGCCTGCCACCGTGCAAATGCGGGGTCAGCCTGTTGCTCAGCAGAATGGATGCTGCTCGTCTTGA